The following are encoded together in the Juglans microcarpa x Juglans regia isolate MS1-56 chromosome 2D, Jm3101_v1.0, whole genome shotgun sequence genome:
- the LOC121248971 gene encoding G-type lectin S-receptor-like serine/threonine-protein kinase CES101 isoform X2 has protein sequence MKSISAMVSQKSQLLTAVYVFTLSRWCLGGLQFSHAQKDAIKPGEVLGYSQQLISADGRFKLGFFNLSNPVGNYLGTWYTDDTFNHRLWIANRDTPISVGQGNLTMDGDGLLKILHDGGSPIPLNANKTAPNTIAALENSGNLVVKELNPDGSTKRILWESFDYPTNTLLPGMKLGINYKTGKRWTLTSWLAGENPAPGGFSLEWNLAANGMRQLAIRHRGDMYWLSGVGSNSHFANFGTISSDAGIYNFSYVTNENESYFSYSVLDGSFPRWILTSGGALMDFLDSPFVSNGLCFSDSSAPGCVQRSSPICRNSSKTFQKRKGYFVSSSPRLDENSSISVFDCWDRCWNDCSCDGFCTLQDIETGCRFFGGEFVEDKASNLEDFFVLTDISEPEEPRRKKIWWIWIIVGVVPVPAIIIFLRFLRRKKLHWDLERNREAATLYELTSSRRSGDTNEISNDAGKRGHDLKVLSFQSIVAATDNFSTENKLGQGGFGPVYKGRLPDGQEIAVKRLSRRSGQGLVEFKNELILIARLQHTNLVRLLGYCVKEDEKMLIYEYMPNKSLDFFLFDPKKMELLYWKRRCRIIEGIAQGLLYLHRYSRLRIIHRDLKAGNILLDAVMNPKISDFGLARVFERDEADAKTERVVGTYGYMSPEYAMQGKFSEKSDVYSFGVLMLEIVSGRKNKGAFDPENTGNLVGYTWELWAKSRGLDLKDSTLADSDSDHQILRYIHVGLLCVQDYAADRPTMSDVVSMLANETLPLPIPNRAVFSTQRKLTGAISTSDEKGSCSARITISEIDPR, from the exons ATGAAATCTATTTCGGCAATGGTTAGCCAGAAATCCCAGCTTCTAACCGCAGTATATGTCTTCACTTTGTCACGTTGGTGCCTTGGAGGGCTACAGTTTTCTCATGCACAGAAAGACGCCATCAAACCTGGGGAAGTTCTTGGTTACTCACAGCAGTTGATTTCAGCAGACGGGAGATTTAAGCTTGGCTTTTTCAACCTCAGCAATCCCGTTGGTAATTACTTGGGAACATGGTACACAGATGATACGTTCAACCACCGGTTATGGATTGCAAACCGGGACACACCTATATCAGTTGGTCAAGGAAATCTAACAATGGATGGAGACGGCCTGTTGAAGATTCTGCATGATGGAGGGAGTCCAATTCCCTTGAATGCTAACAAAACAGCACCGAACACGATCGCTGCTCTCGAGAACTCGGGCAACTTAGTGGTGAAAGAGTTGAATCCTGATGGATCTACCAAGAGGATCTTATGGGAAAGCTTTGATTATCCGACAAACACACTTTTGCCTGGGATGAAACTCGGCATCAACTATAAAACAGGGAAAAGATGGACACTTACTTCGTGGTTGGCAGGCGAAAACCCTGCCCCTGGAGGCTTTTCTCTTGAATGGAACCTTGCAGCAAACGGAATGAGACAGTTGGCCATCAGACACCGAGGGGATATGTATTGGCTTAGTGGGGTTGGGAGCAATTCTCACTTTGCGAATTTTGGCACCATTTCTTCAGATGCTGGCATTTACAACTTTAGTTATGTCACTAATGAGAATGAGAGCTATTTCAGTTATTCTGTTCTGGATGGGAGTTTTCCGAGGTGGATCTTGACCTCAGGTGGAGCTCTTATGGATTTTCTAGATTCTCCTTTTGTGAGCAATGGTTTGTGTTTTAGTGATTCCTCCGCTCCAGGGTGTGTGCAGCGGAGTTCACCCATTTGCAGGAATAGCAGTAAAACGTTTCAGAAGCGAAAGGGTTATTTTGTTTCATCATCACCTCGTTTGGATGAGAATTCAAGCATCAGTGTTTTTGATTGTTGGGATCGATGCTGGAACGATTGTTCCTGTGATGGCTTTTGTACACTTCAAGACATTGAAACCGGATGTCGGTTCTTTGGTGGTGAGTTTGTAGAAGATAAAGCTAGCAATCTAGAAGATTTCTTCGTTCTGACTGATATTTCAGAACCTG AGGAGCCCAGAAGAAAGAAGATATGGTGGATATGGATCATAGTAGGAGTAGTGCCTGTTCCAGCTATAATCATATTCTTACGTTTTTTAAGGAGGAAGAAGCTCCATT GGGACCTGGAAAGAAATCGGGAAGCAGCAACATTGTATGAATTGACGAGTTCAAGGAGATCTGGAGACACAAATGAGATTAGCAACGATGCAGGGAAGAGAGGCCATGATTTGAAGGTACTCAGTTTTCAATCCATTGTGGCTGCAACTGACAACTTTTCTACTGAAAATAAACTTGGACAAGGTGGTTTTGGTCCTGTTTACAAG GGAAGACTACCCGATGGGCAAGAGATAGCTGTTAAGAGACTTTCGAGGCGTTCCGGACAAGGACTGGTGGAGTTCAAGAATGAGCTTATACTAATTGCAAGACTCCAACACACTAATCTTGTTAGACTTTTGGGTTATTGTGttaaagaagatgagaagatgttgatctaTGAATATATGCCCAACAAAAGCTTGGACTTTTTCCTCTTTG ATCCAAAGAAAATGGAGCTTCTGTATTGGAAACGACGTTGCCGTATCATTGAAGGCATTGCTCAAGGGCTTCTATATTTGCATAGATATTCTAGACTAAGAATTATTCATAGAGATTTGAAAGCAG GTAACATCCTGCTTGATGCTGTCATGAACCCCAAAATATCGGATTTTGGCCTGGCGAGAGTTTTTGAGCGAGATGAAGCTGATGCTAAGACAGAAAGAGTAGTTGGAACATA TGGCTATATGTCACCCGAATATGCAATGCAGGGCAAGTTTTCAGAGAAGTCAGATGTCTACagttttggagttttgatgCTAGAGATTGTGAGTGGCCGCAAGAATAAAGGTGCTTTTGATCCTGAAAACACAGGGAACTTAGTAGGATAT ACTTGGGAATTATGGGCAAAAAGCAGAGGTTTGGATCTGAAGGACTCGACTCTTGCTGATTCCGATTCTGATCACCAAATCTTGAGATACATTCATGTGGGTCTCTTGTGCGTACAAGATTATGCAGCAGATAGGCCTACCATGTCTGATGTTGTTTCTATGCTTGCCAATGAAACTCTGCCTCTTCCTATTCCAAATCGAGCAGTATTTTCTACTCAAAGAAAATTGACAGGGGCAATTTCAACCAGTGATGAAAAAGGAAGTTGCTCTGCAAGGATAACGATTTCGGAGATTGATCCCCGATGA
- the LOC121248971 gene encoding G-type lectin S-receptor-like serine/threonine-protein kinase CES101 isoform X3: MKSISAMVSQKSQLLTAVYVFTLSRWCLGGLQFSHAQKDAIKPGEVLGYSQQLISADGRFKLGFFNLSNPVGNYLGTWYTDDTFNHRLWIANRDTPISVGQGNLTMDGDGLLKILHDGGSPIPLNANKTAPNTIAALENSGNLVVKELNPDGSTKRILWESFDYPTNTLLPGMKLGINYKTGKRWTLTSWLAGENPAPGGFSLEWNLAANGMRQLAIRHRGDMYWLSGVGSNSHFANFGTISSDAGIYNFSYVTNENESYFSYSVLDGSFPRWILTSGGALMDFLDSPFVSNGLCFSDSSAPGCVQRSSPICRNSSKTFQKRKGYFVSSSPRLDENSSISVFDCWDRCWNDCSCDGFCTLQDIETGCRFFGGEFVEDKASNLEDFFVLTDISEPVEEPRRKKIWWIWIIVGVVPVPAIIIFLRFLRRKKLHWDLERNREAATLYELTSSRRSGDTNEISNDAGKRGHDLKVLSFQSIVAATDNFSTENKLGQGGFGPVYKGRLPDGQEIAVKRLSRRSGQGLVEFKNELILIARLQHTNLVRLLGYCVKEDEKMLIYEYMPNKSLDFFLFDPKKMELLYWKRRCRIIEGIAQGLLYLHRYSRLRIIHRDLKAGNILLDAVMNPKISDFGLARVFERDEADAKTERVVGT; this comes from the exons ATGAAATCTATTTCGGCAATGGTTAGCCAGAAATCCCAGCTTCTAACCGCAGTATATGTCTTCACTTTGTCACGTTGGTGCCTTGGAGGGCTACAGTTTTCTCATGCACAGAAAGACGCCATCAAACCTGGGGAAGTTCTTGGTTACTCACAGCAGTTGATTTCAGCAGACGGGAGATTTAAGCTTGGCTTTTTCAACCTCAGCAATCCCGTTGGTAATTACTTGGGAACATGGTACACAGATGATACGTTCAACCACCGGTTATGGATTGCAAACCGGGACACACCTATATCAGTTGGTCAAGGAAATCTAACAATGGATGGAGACGGCCTGTTGAAGATTCTGCATGATGGAGGGAGTCCAATTCCCTTGAATGCTAACAAAACAGCACCGAACACGATCGCTGCTCTCGAGAACTCGGGCAACTTAGTGGTGAAAGAGTTGAATCCTGATGGATCTACCAAGAGGATCTTATGGGAAAGCTTTGATTATCCGACAAACACACTTTTGCCTGGGATGAAACTCGGCATCAACTATAAAACAGGGAAAAGATGGACACTTACTTCGTGGTTGGCAGGCGAAAACCCTGCCCCTGGAGGCTTTTCTCTTGAATGGAACCTTGCAGCAAACGGAATGAGACAGTTGGCCATCAGACACCGAGGGGATATGTATTGGCTTAGTGGGGTTGGGAGCAATTCTCACTTTGCGAATTTTGGCACCATTTCTTCAGATGCTGGCATTTACAACTTTAGTTATGTCACTAATGAGAATGAGAGCTATTTCAGTTATTCTGTTCTGGATGGGAGTTTTCCGAGGTGGATCTTGACCTCAGGTGGAGCTCTTATGGATTTTCTAGATTCTCCTTTTGTGAGCAATGGTTTGTGTTTTAGTGATTCCTCCGCTCCAGGGTGTGTGCAGCGGAGTTCACCCATTTGCAGGAATAGCAGTAAAACGTTTCAGAAGCGAAAGGGTTATTTTGTTTCATCATCACCTCGTTTGGATGAGAATTCAAGCATCAGTGTTTTTGATTGTTGGGATCGATGCTGGAACGATTGTTCCTGTGATGGCTTTTGTACACTTCAAGACATTGAAACCGGATGTCGGTTCTTTGGTGGTGAGTTTGTAGAAGATAAAGCTAGCAATCTAGAAGATTTCTTCGTTCTGACTGATATTTCAGAACCTG TAGAGGAGCCCAGAAGAAAGAAGATATGGTGGATATGGATCATAGTAGGAGTAGTGCCTGTTCCAGCTATAATCATATTCTTACGTTTTTTAAGGAGGAAGAAGCTCCATT GGGACCTGGAAAGAAATCGGGAAGCAGCAACATTGTATGAATTGACGAGTTCAAGGAGATCTGGAGACACAAATGAGATTAGCAACGATGCAGGGAAGAGAGGCCATGATTTGAAGGTACTCAGTTTTCAATCCATTGTGGCTGCAACTGACAACTTTTCTACTGAAAATAAACTTGGACAAGGTGGTTTTGGTCCTGTTTACAAG GGAAGACTACCCGATGGGCAAGAGATAGCTGTTAAGAGACTTTCGAGGCGTTCCGGACAAGGACTGGTGGAGTTCAAGAATGAGCTTATACTAATTGCAAGACTCCAACACACTAATCTTGTTAGACTTTTGGGTTATTGTGttaaagaagatgagaagatgttgatctaTGAATATATGCCCAACAAAAGCTTGGACTTTTTCCTCTTTG ATCCAAAGAAAATGGAGCTTCTGTATTGGAAACGACGTTGCCGTATCATTGAAGGCATTGCTCAAGGGCTTCTATATTTGCATAGATATTCTAGACTAAGAATTATTCATAGAGATTTGAAAGCAG GTAACATCCTGCTTGATGCTGTCATGAACCCCAAAATATCGGATTTTGGCCTGGCGAGAGTTTTTGAGCGAGATGAAGCTGATGCTAAGACAGAAAGAGTAGTTGGAACATA G
- the LOC121248971 gene encoding G-type lectin S-receptor-like serine/threonine-protein kinase CES101 isoform X1, with the protein MKSISAMVSQKSQLLTAVYVFTLSRWCLGGLQFSHAQKDAIKPGEVLGYSQQLISADGRFKLGFFNLSNPVGNYLGTWYTDDTFNHRLWIANRDTPISVGQGNLTMDGDGLLKILHDGGSPIPLNANKTAPNTIAALENSGNLVVKELNPDGSTKRILWESFDYPTNTLLPGMKLGINYKTGKRWTLTSWLAGENPAPGGFSLEWNLAANGMRQLAIRHRGDMYWLSGVGSNSHFANFGTISSDAGIYNFSYVTNENESYFSYSVLDGSFPRWILTSGGALMDFLDSPFVSNGLCFSDSSAPGCVQRSSPICRNSSKTFQKRKGYFVSSSPRLDENSSISVFDCWDRCWNDCSCDGFCTLQDIETGCRFFGGEFVEDKASNLEDFFVLTDISEPVEEPRRKKIWWIWIIVGVVPVPAIIIFLRFLRRKKLHWDLERNREAATLYELTSSRRSGDTNEISNDAGKRGHDLKVLSFQSIVAATDNFSTENKLGQGGFGPVYKGRLPDGQEIAVKRLSRRSGQGLVEFKNELILIARLQHTNLVRLLGYCVKEDEKMLIYEYMPNKSLDFFLFDPKKMELLYWKRRCRIIEGIAQGLLYLHRYSRLRIIHRDLKAGNILLDAVMNPKISDFGLARVFERDEADAKTERVVGTYGYMSPEYAMQGKFSEKSDVYSFGVLMLEIVSGRKNKGAFDPENTGNLVGYTWELWAKSRGLDLKDSTLADSDSDHQILRYIHVGLLCVQDYAADRPTMSDVVSMLANETLPLPIPNRAVFSTQRKLTGAISTSDEKGSCSARITISEIDPR; encoded by the exons ATGAAATCTATTTCGGCAATGGTTAGCCAGAAATCCCAGCTTCTAACCGCAGTATATGTCTTCACTTTGTCACGTTGGTGCCTTGGAGGGCTACAGTTTTCTCATGCACAGAAAGACGCCATCAAACCTGGGGAAGTTCTTGGTTACTCACAGCAGTTGATTTCAGCAGACGGGAGATTTAAGCTTGGCTTTTTCAACCTCAGCAATCCCGTTGGTAATTACTTGGGAACATGGTACACAGATGATACGTTCAACCACCGGTTATGGATTGCAAACCGGGACACACCTATATCAGTTGGTCAAGGAAATCTAACAATGGATGGAGACGGCCTGTTGAAGATTCTGCATGATGGAGGGAGTCCAATTCCCTTGAATGCTAACAAAACAGCACCGAACACGATCGCTGCTCTCGAGAACTCGGGCAACTTAGTGGTGAAAGAGTTGAATCCTGATGGATCTACCAAGAGGATCTTATGGGAAAGCTTTGATTATCCGACAAACACACTTTTGCCTGGGATGAAACTCGGCATCAACTATAAAACAGGGAAAAGATGGACACTTACTTCGTGGTTGGCAGGCGAAAACCCTGCCCCTGGAGGCTTTTCTCTTGAATGGAACCTTGCAGCAAACGGAATGAGACAGTTGGCCATCAGACACCGAGGGGATATGTATTGGCTTAGTGGGGTTGGGAGCAATTCTCACTTTGCGAATTTTGGCACCATTTCTTCAGATGCTGGCATTTACAACTTTAGTTATGTCACTAATGAGAATGAGAGCTATTTCAGTTATTCTGTTCTGGATGGGAGTTTTCCGAGGTGGATCTTGACCTCAGGTGGAGCTCTTATGGATTTTCTAGATTCTCCTTTTGTGAGCAATGGTTTGTGTTTTAGTGATTCCTCCGCTCCAGGGTGTGTGCAGCGGAGTTCACCCATTTGCAGGAATAGCAGTAAAACGTTTCAGAAGCGAAAGGGTTATTTTGTTTCATCATCACCTCGTTTGGATGAGAATTCAAGCATCAGTGTTTTTGATTGTTGGGATCGATGCTGGAACGATTGTTCCTGTGATGGCTTTTGTACACTTCAAGACATTGAAACCGGATGTCGGTTCTTTGGTGGTGAGTTTGTAGAAGATAAAGCTAGCAATCTAGAAGATTTCTTCGTTCTGACTGATATTTCAGAACCTG TAGAGGAGCCCAGAAGAAAGAAGATATGGTGGATATGGATCATAGTAGGAGTAGTGCCTGTTCCAGCTATAATCATATTCTTACGTTTTTTAAGGAGGAAGAAGCTCCATT GGGACCTGGAAAGAAATCGGGAAGCAGCAACATTGTATGAATTGACGAGTTCAAGGAGATCTGGAGACACAAATGAGATTAGCAACGATGCAGGGAAGAGAGGCCATGATTTGAAGGTACTCAGTTTTCAATCCATTGTGGCTGCAACTGACAACTTTTCTACTGAAAATAAACTTGGACAAGGTGGTTTTGGTCCTGTTTACAAG GGAAGACTACCCGATGGGCAAGAGATAGCTGTTAAGAGACTTTCGAGGCGTTCCGGACAAGGACTGGTGGAGTTCAAGAATGAGCTTATACTAATTGCAAGACTCCAACACACTAATCTTGTTAGACTTTTGGGTTATTGTGttaaagaagatgagaagatgttgatctaTGAATATATGCCCAACAAAAGCTTGGACTTTTTCCTCTTTG ATCCAAAGAAAATGGAGCTTCTGTATTGGAAACGACGTTGCCGTATCATTGAAGGCATTGCTCAAGGGCTTCTATATTTGCATAGATATTCTAGACTAAGAATTATTCATAGAGATTTGAAAGCAG GTAACATCCTGCTTGATGCTGTCATGAACCCCAAAATATCGGATTTTGGCCTGGCGAGAGTTTTTGAGCGAGATGAAGCTGATGCTAAGACAGAAAGAGTAGTTGGAACATA TGGCTATATGTCACCCGAATATGCAATGCAGGGCAAGTTTTCAGAGAAGTCAGATGTCTACagttttggagttttgatgCTAGAGATTGTGAGTGGCCGCAAGAATAAAGGTGCTTTTGATCCTGAAAACACAGGGAACTTAGTAGGATAT ACTTGGGAATTATGGGCAAAAAGCAGAGGTTTGGATCTGAAGGACTCGACTCTTGCTGATTCCGATTCTGATCACCAAATCTTGAGATACATTCATGTGGGTCTCTTGTGCGTACAAGATTATGCAGCAGATAGGCCTACCATGTCTGATGTTGTTTCTATGCTTGCCAATGAAACTCTGCCTCTTCCTATTCCAAATCGAGCAGTATTTTCTACTCAAAGAAAATTGACAGGGGCAATTTCAACCAGTGATGAAAAAGGAAGTTGCTCTGCAAGGATAACGATTTCGGAGATTGATCCCCGATGA